In Phocoena phocoena chromosome 8, mPhoPho1.1, whole genome shotgun sequence, the following are encoded in one genomic region:
- the LOC136127014 gene encoding LOW QUALITY PROTEIN: olfactory receptor 5P55-like (The sequence of the model RefSeq protein was modified relative to this genomic sequence to represent the inferred CDS: substituted 1 base at 1 genomic stop codon), protein MLTPFKSDQPLHRGDWEKIGAQKQCTGHHSEELHPRHLAPPAGAHTAGRAHGILLALFLFIYSVTLAGNLAMITLIHADPQLRTPMYFLLSVLSCIDSSFSTLNTPRLLQSFLTSSQSTSFAGCLVRMTLMTLHGTAGCLLLAIKAYDRFAAIXHPLLYHTSMSQRLRVQLVAAAYMASVANSALLTGYIFKPLFCGPDIINHYVCDIPLVLQLACADVAKAEAIVFSSSALIILFTITVILVPYAYSLVTICRMHSLKAQSKALSTCASHLAVICLFYGTITFMYAQPSSHSSMEQNEVVSVFYTVIIPMLNPLIYSLRDKDVKPALKRGCLDMLPS, encoded by the coding sequence GGGCACCACAGCGAAGAACTGCACCCGCGTCACCTGGCTCCTCCTGCTGGGGCTCACACAGCAGGCAGGGCTCATGGCATCCTCTTGGCACTCTTCCTGTTCATCTACTCAGTTACCCTCGCAGGCAACCTGGCCATGATCACCCTGATCCACGCAGACCCGCAGCTCCGCACGCCCATGTACTTCTTGCTGAGTGTCCTCTCCTGCATAGACTCCTCCTTCTCCACGTTAAACACCCCCAGGCTGCTGCAGAGCTTCCTCACCTCAAGCCAGTCCACCTCCTTTGCAGGCTGCCTGGTCCGGATGACCCTCATGACTCTCCACGGTACTGCTGGGTGTCTGCTCCTGGCCATTAAGGCATATGACCGATTTGCTGCCATCTAACACCCTCTCCTCTACCACACCAGCATGTCCCAACGTCTGCGTGTCCAACTGGTGGCAGCCGCCTATATGGCTTCTGTTGCCAATTCAGCTTTACTGACTGGGTACATCTTCAAGCCGCTCTTCTGTGGCCCCGATATCATTAACCACTATGTCTGTGACATCCCCCTTGTGCTCCAGCTTGCCTGTGCAGACGTTGCCAAGGCTGAGGCCATTGTCTTCTCATCTTCTGCCTTGATTATCCTCTTTACCATCACCGTTATCCTGGTCCCCTATGCCTACAGCCTGGTGACTATCTGCAGGATGCATTCCCTCAAGGCTCAGAGCAAAGCACTCTCCACCTGTGCCTCTCACCTCGCAGTCATCTGCCTCTTCTATGGCACCATCACCTTCATGTATGCACAGCCAAGCTCTCACAGTTCCATGGAACAGAACGAGGTCGTGTCTGTCTTCTACACAGTGATCATCCCCATGCTGAACCCTCTGATCTACAGCCTGAGGGATAAAGATGTGAAGCCTGCTCTAAAGAGGGGATGCCTTGACATGCTGCCTTCCTAA